The Helicobacter sp. MIT 21-1697 genome window below encodes:
- a CDS encoding DUF1804 family protein, with product MREKIREAYIAGVDINDICQMHHIARSTFYYHKKADLKAGINWDYLLLNARRDVDSIKDKEAVFLSTLISSFEKFIEESKSDELSPSTLEKLHQYAQTYWRLKAPKNDEFSLKNKLMQTAKETINEIAKIALEENNTIVVEFLGQNAEKIINKVFKEQR from the coding sequence TTGCGAGAAAAAATCAGAGAAGCCTATATCGCAGGAGTTGATATAAATGATATTTGCCAAATGCACCATATCGCTCGTAGCACTTTTTACTATCATAAAAAAGCAGATTTAAAAGCGGGGATTAATTGGGATTATCTACTTTTAAATGCAAGACGCGATGTGGATTCTATAAAAGATAAAGAAGCGGTGTTTTTAAGCACACTCATTTCAAGCTTTGAGAAATTTATAGAAGAGAGCAAAAGCGATGAGCTAAGTCCGAGCACATTAGAGAAGCTGCATCAGTATGCGCAAACATATTGGCGCTTGAAAGCTCCCAAAAATGATGAATTTTCGCTTAAAAACAAGCTTATGCAAACAGCAAAAGAAACCATCAATGAGATTGCAAAGATTGCCCTAGAGGAAAATAACACGATTGTCGTAGAGTTTTTGGGACAAAATGCGGAAAAAATCATTAATAAGGTTTTTAAGGAGCAAAGATGA
- a CDS encoding phage protease, which produces MKDIICLYECNKIGSGEKVKISPSGEFVGIDGRKYSLDAAKVIQNTATLGVDLMLDKNHEDKEAMGWFDCKSLEEREDGIYASLELNSAGESLVRDKIYRYLSPAYAKGKLSDGVCEVVRIASVGLVNRPNVLKEALNKEKEGAEVGLTPSEQEIQMREQGEKMNEQEIKALQEEIKALKAQNEALVAEIKALTEEKGALEHNAIKERVENAIKNGEMLPSRKESALALNKESLDSYLEIAKSEAQNVLKNKSLNLSVQGEQEQIDEGVKAQLGI; this is translated from the coding sequence ATGAAGGACATCATTTGCCTTTATGAATGCAACAAAATAGGAAGTGGAGAGAAAGTAAAAATCAGCCCAAGCGGAGAGTTTGTAGGCATTGATGGACGCAAATATTCTCTTGATGCTGCCAAAGTGATACAAAACACCGCTACTTTGGGTGTGGATTTAATGCTTGATAAAAACCACGAAGACAAAGAGGCTATGGGGTGGTTTGATTGCAAAAGTTTGGAAGAGAGAGAAGATGGGATTTATGCGAGCTTGGAGCTTAATTCCGCAGGAGAAAGTCTTGTGCGAGATAAGATTTATCGCTATCTCTCCCCTGCGTATGCAAAAGGTAAGCTAAGCGATGGCGTATGTGAGGTGGTGCGTATAGCAAGTGTGGGATTAGTCAATCGTCCCAATGTCTTAAAAGAAGCACTCAATAAAGAAAAAGAAGGGGCTGAAGTGGGATTAACTCCCAGCGAGCAAGAAATTCAAATGAGAGAACAAGGAGAGAAAATGAACGAGCAAGAAATAAAGGCTTTACAAGAAGAGATTAAAGCACTCAAAGCGCAAAATGAGGCACTTGTGGCAGAGATTAAAGCACTCACTGAAGAAAAAGGCGCACTTGAACACAATGCCATTAAAGAAAGGGTAGAAAATGCCATCAAAAATGGTGAAATGCTCCCCTCTCGCAAAGAGAGTGCTTTGGCTCTCAACAAAGAAAGTTTAGATTCTTATCTTGAAATCGCAAAAAGCGAAGCGCAAAATGTGCTCAAAAATAAGAGCCTAAACTTGAGTGTTCAGGGCGAACAAGAACAAATTGATGAGGGTGTAAAAGCCCAACTTGGTATCTAA